Proteins encoded together in one Anopheles darlingi chromosome 3, idAnoDarlMG_H_01, whole genome shotgun sequence window:
- the LOC125953487 gene encoding alpha-tocopherol transfer protein-like — MSAKVELPMKEVFSVPVGTVARMPVRPILDCLKAKAASELNEKEKTIPEELEMIRTWIKQSGHIRGRMDDQFLLGFLRACKHSLERVKEKLDTYYTIRSVLPEVMRKRDPLDPFLRKVIRMGVSVPLPKTVKPDDPKIMLIRADAFDGDVCDFPDILKVFTMIGDILLRDDDQMVICGQAAIIDFGHSSSGHLFNFNLSFLRKASILNQQGSPLRQKGFHFINTPKGFDLVLNIFKGLMTEKNRNRTIISHGSSLESLHKYFPKSILPTELGGELGPVQQFVDEWEQRLIDNRAYLVEEELLGVDESKRRNTNPLAEEKDLFGTAGTFRKLEFD; from the exons ATGAGCGCTAAGGTAGAGTTGCCAATGAAGGAAGTGTTCTCGGTGCCGGTTGGAACCGTCGCAAGAATG CCTGTTCGTCCTATTCTGGACTGCCTTAAGGCAAAGGCGGCCAGCGAGCtgaacgagaaggagaaaaccaTCCCGGAGGAGCTGGAGATGATACGCACCTGGATCAAACAGTCCGGGCACATCCGCGGCCGGATGGATGATCAGTTTTTGCTGGGATTTTTGCGTGCCTGTAAGCATAGTCTTGAGCGGGTGAAGGAAAAGCTGGACACGTACTACACGATCCGCTCGGTGCTGCCAGAAGTGATGCGAAAGCGCGATCCGCTCGATCCGTTCCTCCGGAAGGTCATAAGGATGGG CGTGTCGGTACCACTGCCGAAGACGGTCAAACCGGATGATCCCAAAATTATGCTCATCCGGGCGGACGCATTCGATGGAGATGTCTGCGATTTTCCGGACATCCTAAAGGTGTTCACCATGATTGGTGATATCCTGctgcgcgatgatgatcagaTGGTGATCTGTGGTCAGGCGGCGATCATCGACTTTGGACACTCCTCCAGTGGCCATCTGTTTAACTTCAACCTGTCCTTCCTGCGCAAGGCATCGATTTTAAACCAGCAGGGTTCGCCGCTCCGGCAGAAAGGCTTTCATTTTATCAACACACCGAAGGGCTTCGATCTGGTGCTCAACATCTTCAAGGGCCTAATGACGGAGAAGAACCGTAATCGCACG ATCATATCGCACGGATCCAGTCTCGAGTCGCTGCACAAATACTTCCCCAAGTCGATACTGCCCACCGAGTTGGGTGGTGAGCTAGGGCCGGTCCAACAGTTCGTGGACGAATGGGAACAGCGGTTAATCGATAATCGGGCCTACTTGGTAGAGGAGGAATTGCTGGGTGTCGATGAAAGCAAGCGAAGGAACACGAACCCGCTGGCGGAAGAGAAGGATCTTTTCGGAACAGCCGGGACGTTCCGGAAGCTGGAGTTTGACTAA
- the LOC125953433 gene encoding glucose-6-phosphate isomerase produces MSGKVLLSKDPVYQQIKEYYEANGSSINIKQLFEGDDIRFDKFHLKLTTPADGDILLDYSKNRVTDDAWNLLLELAESRDVVKMRNDMFNGERINVTENRAVLHVALRNRSNKPILVDGKDVMPEVNAVLEHMKEFTDQIHSGKWRGYTNKKISDVVNIGIGGSDLGPLMVTEALKPYNQGIRSHFVSNVDGTHIAETLKKLDPETTLFIIASKTFTTQETITNATAAKRWFLERCTEKEHVAKHFVALSTNKEKVAAFGIDTRNMFEFWDWVGGRYSLWSAIGLSISLAIGFDNFEKLLEGAHYMDNHFMTAPLNENAPVILALMGIWYSNFYGAETHALLPYDQYLHRFAAYFQQGDMESNGKGVTKGGEKVDFATGPIVWGEPGTNGQHAFYQLIHQGTRLIPCDFIAPVQTHNPVEDGAMHTILLANYLAQTEALMMGKSAAQARGELEKAGLSGGALEQLLPHKVFTGNRPTNSILVKKVTPFVLGALIAMYEHKIFTQGVIWDVNSFDQWGVELGKALAKAIEVDLADPNQTNSHDSSTNGLINFIKINQ; encoded by the exons ATGTCGGGCAAAGTGCTTCTATCGAAGGATCCGGTGTACCAGCAGATTAAGGAATACTATGAAGCCAACGGATCGTCGATTAACATCAAGCAGCTCTTCGAGGGCGACGACATTCGCTTCGACAAGTTCCA CCTGAAGCTGACGACACCGGCTGATGGGGACATTCTGCTTGATTACTCGAAGAACCGCGTAACGGACGATGCGTGGAatttgctgctcgagctggCGGAATCCCGCGACGTCGTGAAGATGCGTAACGATATGTTCAATGGCGAGCGCATCAACGTGACGGAAAACCGTGCCGTCCTGCACGTGGCCCTGCGCAACCGGTCCAACAAGCCGATCCTGGTGGACGGTAAGGATGTGATGCCGGAGGTGAACGCGGTGCTGGAGCACATGAAGGAGTTCACCGATCAGATCCACAGCGGTAAATGGCGCGGATACACCAACAAGAAGATCAGCGACGTCGtcaacatcggcatcggtggttCCGATCTCGGTCCGCTCATGGTGACGGAGGCCTTGAAACCCTACAACCAGGGTATTCGGTCGCACTTCGTCTCGAACGTTGACGGTACTCACATTGCCGAGACGCTCAAGAAGCTCGATCCGGAGACGACACTCTTCATCATCGCCTCGAAGACGTTCACCACGCAGGAGACGATCACGAATGCGACGGCCGCTAAACGCTGGTTCTTGGAGCGTTGCACCGAGAAGGAGCACGTCGCGAAACACTTCGTGGCCCTTTCGACCAACAAGGAGAAGGTGGCCGCATTCGGCATCGATACGCGTAACATGTTCGAGTTCTGGGACTGGGTGGGTGGACGCTACTCGCTCTGGTCCGCCATTGGTCTCTCGATTTCGCTTGCAATCGGTTTCGATAATTTCGAAAAGTTGCTCGAGGGAGCCCATTACATGGACAACCACTTCATGACGGCTCCGCTCAATGAAAAT GCCCCGGTTATCTTGGCTTTGATGGGTATCTGGTACTCGAACTTCTACGGTGCGGAGACTCACGCGCTGCTGCCATACGACCAGTATCTGCATCGTTTTGCCGCTTACTTCCAACAGGGTGACATGGAGAGCAATGGCAAGGGTGTGACGAAGGGCGGCGAAAAGGTTGACTTCGCGACTGGACCGATCGTATGGGGTGAGCCCGGCACCAACGGTCAGCACGCCTTCTATCAGTTGATCCATCAG GGCACGCGACTGATTCCGTGTGATTTCATTGCCCCGGTCCAGACACACAACCCGGTCGAGGATGGTGCGATGCACACGATCCTATTGGCCAACTATCTCGCTCAGACGGAGGCTCTCATGATGGGCAAATCGGCTGCACAGGCGCGCGGAGAACTCGAAAAAGCCGGACTGTCTGGTGGTGCATtggagcagcttcttccacaTAAAGTTTTCACCGGTAACCGGCCCACCAACTCGATtctggtgaagaaggtgaCCCCGTTTGTGCTCGGTGCGCTGATTGCAATGTACGAGCATAAGATCTTTACCCAGGGTGTGATTTGGGACGTCAATTCGTTCGATCAGTGGGGTGTCGAGCTGGGCAAGGCATTGGCAAAGGCGATCGAGGTCGATCTGGCTGACCCGAACCAAACTAACTCGCATGATTCCTCCACGAATGGATTGATCAATTTTATCAAAATCAACCAGTAA